The Brasilonema sennae CENA114 genome includes a region encoding these proteins:
- a CDS encoding type II toxin-antitoxin system HicB family antitoxin, producing MKHIKLIVEKHSDGYVAYPLGIKGVVVGQGDSYEEALADVKSAIRCHIEIFGQDVLEEESPVLEAFVAEAEVSV from the coding sequence ATGAAACACATCAAACTTATAGTAGAAAAACATTCCGATGGTTATGTTGCTTATCCCCTTGGTATTAAAGGGGTTGTTGTTGGTCAGGGAGACAGTTATGAAGAAGCTTTAGCTGATGTGAAATCTGCTATTCGCTGCCATATTGAGATATTTGGTCAAGACGTTTTAGAAGAGGAATCACCTGTTTTAGAAGCCTTTGTCGCTGAAGCTGAGGTTTCCGTCTAA
- a CDS encoding type II toxin-antitoxin system HicA family toxin: MAKFPVDASKARVIKTLELLGFSIIREREHIVMVRQNNDGTRTPLTMPNHSYIKGSTLRSICTQASISREEFLAAYEQM, from the coding sequence ATGGCTAAGTTTCCTGTAGATGCGTCCAAAGCCAGAGTTATTAAAACATTGGAATTACTTGGATTTAGCATTATCCGGGAAAGGGAGCATATTGTCATGGTACGACAAAATAATGATGGAACGCGAACTCCATTAACTATGCCTAACCACTCTTATATTAAGGGTTCAACGTTGAGATCCATATGTACTCAAGCAAGTATCTCGCGAGAGGAATTTTTAGCTGCCTATGAGCAAATGTAA
- a CDS encoding SDH family Clp fold serine proteinase: MGFGIGDLFWIFLLLSSLQPLWQKRQVEYRRIRALQEFQQQRKSRVILLIHRQESISFLGIPVSRYITIEDSEQILRAIRLTPPEVPIDLILHTPGGLVLATEQIARALIRHPSKVTVFVPHYAMSGGTMLALASDEIVMDANAVLGPVDPQLGNFPAASILKVVEHKPIGEVDDQTLIMADLSRKAIEQVQRFVRTLLKDTVPTQKVKPENIESIIDALTTGRVTHDYPITVEEATEMGLPVTVGLPNVIYDLMDLYPQPQGGRPSVQYIPMPYDDRRPILPTPKGRPLEEPGPT, from the coding sequence ATGGGCTTTGGTATTGGAGATTTATTCTGGATTTTCCTCCTGCTTTCTTCCCTGCAACCCCTATGGCAGAAACGTCAGGTAGAATATCGGCGTATCCGCGCCCTACAGGAATTTCAGCAACAACGCAAAAGCCGAGTGATTTTGCTCATTCACCGCCAAGAGTCTATCAGCTTTTTGGGAATTCCTGTCTCGCGATATATCACCATCGAAGACTCAGAACAGATACTGCGGGCAATTCGGCTTACCCCGCCAGAGGTTCCCATTGACTTGATTTTACATACTCCTGGTGGTTTGGTTTTAGCAACAGAACAAATAGCGAGAGCATTAATTCGCCATCCTTCCAAAGTAACTGTCTTTGTCCCTCACTACGCCATGAGTGGTGGTACAATGCTTGCCTTAGCTTCTGATGAAATTGTCATGGATGCTAACGCTGTTCTTGGACCTGTTGATCCACAACTGGGTAATTTCCCTGCAGCTAGCATCTTGAAAGTTGTTGAACACAAACCTATTGGTGAAGTTGACGACCAGACTTTGATTATGGCTGATCTATCACGCAAAGCGATCGAGCAAGTGCAGCGCTTTGTACGAACCCTGCTGAAAGATACAGTACCTACACAGAAAGTGAAGCCAGAAAACATTGAGAGTATAATCGATGCCCTAACGACTGGGCGCGTGACTCACGACTACCCAATCACTGTTGAAGAAGCAACAGAAATGGGGCTACCCGTAACAGTCGGACTACCCAATGTTATTTACGATCTTATGGATTTGTATCCACAACCACAAGGCGGACGGCCCAGTGTACAGTATATTCCCATGCCCTACGATGACCGCCGCCCCATTTTACCAACTCCTAAAGGTAGACCATTAGAAGAACCTGGTCCAACTTAG
- a CDS encoding peptidoglycan-binding domain-containing protein, whose translation MWCGFGKSNITVATACLITASVVISDVAFAARTYTPRQFRAVLRGLGYSVKVSDAPLTTADTKNAIQEFQKGHKLKPADGIVGPKTQDVAAKIVETLQANLNLVAKPNPLLPSNQYYGSQTEAAVKLYQKKLGLQQTGIADLALRQKLTQQAKNIKKEPTSTPTTKPRKPTTSPTTQPTPTAKPTKTPTSTPRTTPTAKPTTTPTSTPEALPTATPTSTPEALPTGSPTSTPGVSPTATPTPTPTR comes from the coding sequence ATGTGGTGTGGGTTTGGAAAATCAAACATTACCGTTGCGACTGCCTGTTTGATCACAGCTAGTGTAGTAATTTCAGATGTCGCTTTTGCTGCACGAACTTATACCCCACGGCAATTTCGCGCTGTGTTACGGGGACTAGGTTACAGCGTCAAGGTATCAGATGCACCTTTGACCACAGCGGATACTAAAAACGCAATTCAAGAATTTCAAAAAGGGCACAAACTAAAACCTGCTGATGGAATAGTAGGACCAAAAACTCAAGATGTTGCTGCAAAAATAGTTGAAACTTTGCAAGCTAATTTAAACTTGGTAGCTAAGCCCAATCCTCTGTTGCCCAGTAATCAATATTATGGTTCTCAAACAGAAGCAGCAGTTAAGCTATATCAGAAAAAACTGGGTTTACAACAAACAGGAATTGCTGACTTAGCATTGAGGCAAAAACTCACCCAACAAGCAAAGAACATCAAGAAAGAACCAACATCCACGCCAACAACAAAGCCACGAAAACCAACAACCTCACCGACTACCCAGCCAACACCAACAGCAAAACCAACTAAAACCCCTACTTCTACACCTAGAACTACGCCAACAGCAAAACCAACCACAACGCCTACTTCTACACCAGAGGCGTTACCCACAGCTACACCTACTTCTACACCAGAAGCGTTGCCGACAGGGAGTCCTACGTCCACACCAGGAGTCTCACCGACAGCAACGCCTACACCAACACCGACAAGATAA
- the rimP gene encoding ribosome maturation factor RimP, producing the protein MTHPLVPQIIELATPVAEKLGLEVVGVVFHTNQNPPVLRLDIRNPQQDTGLDDCERMSRAFEATLDVVEIIPDAYVLEVSSPGISRQLTTDREFISFKGFPVIVQTAPSYEGQQQWIGQLIRRDETTVYLNQKGRVVQIPRSSITKVDLDEGR; encoded by the coding sequence ATGACTCACCCTCTCGTTCCACAGATTATTGAATTGGCGACACCAGTGGCAGAAAAGCTGGGATTGGAAGTTGTTGGCGTGGTTTTTCACACCAATCAAAATCCACCGGTTTTACGCTTAGACATTCGCAATCCTCAACAGGACACTGGGTTAGATGACTGTGAGCGAATGAGTCGTGCCTTTGAAGCTACTTTAGATGTAGTGGAAATAATTCCAGATGCTTATGTATTGGAAGTATCCAGTCCTGGTATTTCGCGACAGCTGACAACCGACCGAGAATTTATTTCCTTCAAAGGATTTCCTGTTATTGTCCAGACTGCTCCATCCTATGAAGGACAGCAACAGTGGATTGGTCAGTTGATTCGCCGGGATGAGACAACAGTTTATTTAAATCAAAAAGGTCGTGTTGTTCAAATTCCTCGCTCCTCAATTACTAAGGTAGATCTCGATGAGGGCAGATAG
- the nusA gene encoding transcription termination factor NusA gives MVTLPGLKDLIENISRERNLPRVAVQAAIREALLKGYERYRRAQNLERRQFDEDYFENFDVQLDVEDEGFRVVATKTIVEAVTNSDHEIALQQVQDMGGDEAQLGQEVVLDVTPDQGEFGRMAAMQTKQVLAQKLRDQQRQMVQEEFQDLEGTVLQARVLRFERQSVIMAVSSGFGQPEVDAELPKREQLPNDNYRANATFKVYLKKVSQGQQRGPQLLVSRSDAGLVVYLFANEVPEIEDEVVRIVAVAREANPPSRHVGPRTKIAVDTLDRDVDPVGACIGARGSRIQVVVNELRGEKIDVIRWSPDPATYIANALSPARVDEVRLMDPETRQTHVLVAEDQLSLAIGKEGQNVRLAARLTGWKIDIKDKAKYDHAGEDAKFADVRAKYIPEVDDSDEEDLEDKNQEEFFEDEIFDENDDD, from the coding sequence ATGGTAACTTTACCTGGATTAAAAGATTTAATCGAAAATATAAGTCGTGAGCGTAATTTACCTCGTGTTGCAGTTCAAGCAGCGATCAGAGAAGCATTACTCAAAGGTTACGAACGTTATCGTCGTGCTCAAAACTTAGAGCGAAGACAGTTCGATGAAGATTACTTTGAGAATTTTGATGTGCAACTAGACGTTGAAGATGAAGGCTTCCGCGTTGTTGCAACCAAAACTATCGTTGAAGCTGTGACCAACTCTGATCATGAAATTGCGCTTCAACAAGTTCAAGACATGGGAGGGGACGAAGCGCAATTAGGACAAGAAGTTGTGCTGGATGTTACCCCCGACCAAGGAGAATTTGGTCGCATGGCAGCAATGCAAACTAAGCAAGTCTTGGCGCAAAAACTGCGGGATCAACAACGCCAGATGGTGCAAGAGGAGTTCCAAGACTTAGAAGGAACGGTTCTACAAGCAAGAGTTCTGCGGTTTGAAAGACAATCGGTGATTATGGCTGTCAGCAGTGGTTTTGGTCAGCCAGAGGTGGATGCCGAATTGCCCAAGCGTGAACAATTACCTAATGATAATTATCGGGCAAATGCCACGTTTAAGGTCTATCTGAAAAAAGTTTCTCAAGGTCAGCAACGAGGACCTCAGTTACTGGTTTCACGTTCTGATGCAGGTTTGGTGGTTTATTTGTTCGCCAACGAAGTGCCAGAAATCGAAGATGAAGTCGTGCGGATTGTCGCTGTAGCGCGAGAGGCAAATCCACCTTCTCGTCATGTAGGACCTCGGACGAAAATTGCTGTTGATACTCTTGATCGTGATGTAGATCCAGTAGGTGCTTGTATTGGAGCGCGGGGATCACGAATTCAAGTTGTCGTCAACGAACTGCGCGGCGAAAAAATAGATGTGATTCGCTGGTCTCCAGATCCTGCTACCTATATTGCCAACGCTTTGAGTCCCGCACGGGTAGATGAGGTTCGTCTGATGGATCCAGAAACAAGACAAACTCATGTACTGGTGGCGGAAGACCAATTGAGTCTGGCGATCGGCAAGGAAGGACAAAATGTTCGTTTGGCGGCTCGTCTGACTGGTTGGAAAATTGATATTAAAGATAAAGCAAAGTATGACCACGCAGGAGAAGATGCCAAGTTTGCAGATGTGAGAGCAAAATACATACCAGAAGTAGATGACTCTGACGAGGAGGACTTAGAAGATAAAAATCAGGAAGAGTTTTTTGAGGATGAAATTTTTGACGAAAATGATGACGACTAA
- a CDS encoding YlxR family protein, protein MKPNYRRCISCRKTRLKQEFWRIVRVFPSGQVQLDEGMGRSAYICPQQNCLLAAQKKNRLGRALRASVPEALYHTLWQRLQ, encoded by the coding sequence ATGAAACCAAATTATCGGCGTTGTATTAGTTGTCGAAAAACAAGATTAAAACAAGAGTTCTGGCGAATTGTCCGCGTGTTTCCTTCAGGACAGGTACAATTAGATGAGGGCATGGGGCGTTCTGCCTATATTTGTCCGCAGCAGAACTGTCTTTTGGCAGCTCAGAAAAAAAATAGATTAGGGCGAGCCCTACGTGCATCAGTGCCAGAAGCACTGTACCACACATTATGGCAGCGTCTACAATAA
- the infB gene encoding translation initiation factor IF-2 has product MNNGKVRIYELSKELNLDNKELLAICDQLNIAVKSHSSTITESEAQRIRVQAEKVAQTSVTPRIGNGINSHRPNSPQDGGRNRPAAPNKQQILEIRKPTVLKNPISNAPEASVATNIVASEVNPPSPPKSIAPPVSPMKPTAPIRSVPRNQSETTPEQPAVTDADKSIVPNTNQPVEKVAAQKPEKASAPRSKPERQPKPQLAAPPTRPAGEQPSSPTDAAEPSVSEKPIIILKRDRDQKRDASVGSRPLAGDGTQRPPQKRDAPEGSPTFAGERDQLKQQRVNKTATGETAQAALPQKTEKPVRSTTPSPVKPEQRGNRPSAPVQVGESQRPSRPIVRPAEQPGGALPVATPPKPMRVSLTKPQVGQEDEDDAPTTTEEVIELKRPTPPRQVKGGKKWQEEEIEEIKESAKPGKGAVKGKRVKPIVDEFEDEDLLDEEGLEIPATIQVSLSIARPPKPKASKPTQTAVPTAVAPVAKGKKPASSREQNRRQETEQKPDRPEILEVTGPMTVQELSEALVVADTEIVKILFMKGMAVSITQNLDIPTITLVANELEIPVETVEPEAEARKVTEMIEAADLENLHRRPPVVTIMGHVDHGKTTLLDSIRKTKVASGEAGGITQHIGAYHVDVEHDGKEQQVVFLDTPGHEAFTAMRARGARVTDIAILVVAADDGVRPQTVEAISHAKAAEVPMIVAINKVDKPEAQPDRVKQELTEYALVPEEWGGDTIMVPVSAIKGENLDTLLEMILLVAEIEELSANPDRLAKGTVIEAHLDKAKGPVATLLIQNGSLHIGDLLVAGSAFGKVRAMVDDRGRRVEAATPSFAVEVLGLSDVPAAGDEFDVFSNEKQARSIAAGRAEKLRQSRLMQGRVTLTSISAQAQEGELKELNLILKGDVQGSVEAIVGSLRQIPQNEVQIRLLLSAAGEITQTDIDLAAASGAVIVGFNTTYASGARQAADEAGVDVREYNIIYKLIEDIQGALEGLLEPELVEEHLGQAEVRAVFPVGRGSVAGCYVQSGKLMRNCKVRVRRNGKVINNEAPLDSLKRMKEDAREVNAGYECGVGIDKYNDWAEGDIIEAFQMVTKRRTLSSTR; this is encoded by the coding sequence ATGAACAACGGCAAAGTTAGAATTTACGAATTATCAAAGGAATTGAATTTGGATAACAAAGAGCTATTAGCAATTTGCGACCAGCTCAATATTGCGGTCAAAAGCCATAGCAGCACAATTACAGAATCCGAAGCCCAACGCATTCGGGTTCAAGCAGAAAAAGTAGCTCAGACAAGTGTGACGCCGAGAATAGGAAATGGCATTAACAGCCATAGACCAAATTCACCACAAGATGGTGGACGTAACCGACCTGCTGCACCTAATAAACAACAAATTTTGGAGATTCGCAAACCTACAGTTTTGAAAAACCCCATCTCTAACGCCCCAGAGGCGTCGGTTGCTACCAATATAGTTGCTTCTGAAGTCAATCCTCCTTCACCCCCTAAGTCCATCGCTCCCCCTGTCTCACCCATGAAGCCGACGGCACCAATTCGATCTGTACCCCGGAATCAGTCTGAGACCACACCTGAACAACCAGCAGTGACAGACGCGGATAAAAGCATAGTACCCAATACAAACCAGCCGGTTGAAAAAGTAGCAGCCCAAAAACCGGAAAAAGCATCTGCACCAAGATCAAAACCGGAAAGACAGCCAAAACCACAACTGGCAGCCCCGCCCACCAGACCAGCTGGGGAGCAACCAAGCTCTCCAACAGACGCTGCCGAACCGAGTGTGAGCGAGAAACCGATTATAATTCTCAAACGCGATCGCGACCAAAAACGCGATGCATCCGTTGGTAGCCGACCTCTTGCAGGCGATGGCACACAGCGCCCACCTCAAAAACGCGATGCTCCCGAAGGCAGCCCAACCTTTGCGGGCGAACGCGACCAACTCAAGCAGCAAAGAGTCAATAAAACGGCAACAGGGGAAACAGCACAGGCTGCTTTGCCGCAAAAAACTGAAAAACCTGTGCGTTCTACTACCCCCTCACCAGTAAAACCTGAGCAAAGAGGAAATAGGCCTTCTGCACCTGTACAAGTCGGAGAGTCGCAACGACCCAGCAGACCAATAGTACGTCCTGCTGAACAACCAGGAGGTGCGCTACCAGTCGCTACGCCTCCAAAACCAATGCGAGTCTCACTGACAAAACCGCAGGTTGGGCAAGAAGATGAGGATGATGCACCAACAACGACTGAAGAGGTCATCGAACTAAAGCGCCCAACCCCGCCACGTCAAGTCAAAGGCGGTAAAAAGTGGCAGGAAGAAGAGATAGAGGAAATCAAAGAGTCTGCTAAGCCCGGAAAGGGAGCTGTTAAAGGCAAACGTGTCAAGCCAATAGTTGATGAGTTTGAAGACGAAGATCTCTTAGATGAAGAGGGACTGGAAATACCTGCCACTATCCAAGTCAGTCTCTCTATTGCCCGTCCACCGAAACCTAAGGCTTCCAAGCCGACACAAACAGCAGTACCCACCGCTGTTGCGCCAGTTGCGAAAGGGAAAAAACCTGCTTCCTCTCGTGAGCAAAACCGTCGCCAAGAAACCGAACAAAAGCCGGATCGTCCAGAAATACTGGAAGTCACAGGTCCGATGACAGTGCAAGAACTGTCTGAGGCTTTGGTAGTGGCTGATACAGAAATTGTGAAAATTCTGTTCATGAAAGGCATGGCGGTGAGTATCACCCAAAATTTGGATATTCCCACAATTACACTGGTAGCCAACGAGTTGGAAATACCAGTTGAAACCGTCGAACCAGAAGCAGAAGCCCGCAAAGTCACGGAAATGATAGAGGCGGCAGATCTGGAAAACCTGCATCGGCGTCCGCCAGTTGTGACAATTATGGGTCACGTAGACCACGGTAAAACTACCCTGCTTGACTCGATCCGCAAAACAAAAGTGGCATCTGGCGAAGCAGGAGGCATTACGCAGCATATCGGTGCTTACCACGTAGATGTAGAACATGATGGTAAAGAGCAGCAAGTGGTATTCCTTGATACCCCCGGTCACGAAGCCTTTACAGCTATGCGCGCGCGGGGAGCGCGAGTGACCGACATCGCTATTTTGGTGGTCGCTGCAGATGATGGCGTTCGTCCTCAGACCGTTGAAGCGATTAGCCATGCTAAAGCCGCTGAAGTTCCGATGATAGTAGCCATCAACAAAGTCGATAAACCAGAAGCACAACCTGATCGTGTTAAGCAAGAATTAACAGAATATGCTTTGGTGCCAGAAGAGTGGGGCGGTGACACGATTATGGTTCCTGTCAGCGCGATAAAGGGCGAAAATCTGGATACACTCCTAGAGATGATTCTCTTGGTAGCAGAAATAGAAGAACTTTCTGCTAACCCAGATCGACTTGCGAAAGGAACCGTTATTGAAGCTCACTTGGACAAAGCAAAGGGACCAGTTGCAACCTTGCTGATTCAAAACGGTAGTCTGCACATAGGCGATTTGTTAGTAGCTGGCTCAGCCTTCGGTAAAGTCCGAGCAATGGTGGATGACAGAGGTAGAAGAGTCGAAGCAGCGACTCCTTCCTTCGCCGTTGAAGTCCTGGGTTTAAGTGATGTACCAGCAGCAGGCGACGAGTTTGATGTCTTTAGCAACGAAAAACAAGCACGCTCAATTGCAGCCGGACGCGCTGAAAAACTCCGTCAATCGCGTCTGATGCAGGGACGTGTTACCCTGACCAGTATCTCGGCTCAGGCTCAGGAAGGCGAGTTGAAAGAACTCAACCTGATATTGAAAGGAGATGTCCAAGGTTCAGTGGAAGCTATTGTGGGATCGCTCAGGCAAATTCCGCAAAACGAAGTACAGATTCGGTTGTTGTTATCAGCTGCTGGTGAAATTACCCAGACAGATATCGACTTAGCCGCAGCCAGTGGAGCAGTTATCGTTGGGTTCAACACTACTTACGCCAGTGGCGCAAGACAAGCTGCTGATGAAGCTGGTGTAGATGTACGGGAATACAACATCATCTACAAACTCATAGAAGACATCCAAGGAGCCTTGGAAGGTCTACTGGAGCCAGAGTTGGTGGAAGAACACTTGGGTCAAGCCGAAGTGCGTGCTGTCTTCCCCGTTGGTCGTGGTTCCGTTGCAGGTTGTTACGTCCAGTCTGGCAAACTCATGCGTAACTGCAAAGTGCGCGTGCGTCGTAACGGTAAGGTGATCAATAATGAAGCTCCTCTTGACTCGCTCAAGCGAATGAAAGAAGACGCCCGCGAAGTTAACGCAGGTTACGAATGCGGTGTCGGCATTGACAAATACAATGACTGGGCAGAAGGTGACATCATCGAAGCATTCCAGATGGTGACCAAGCGCCGCACTCTCTCATCTACTAGATAA
- a CDS encoding DUF4912 domain-containing protein, translating into MAKERPPLEEMTLRQLRKVASEYSISRYSRMRKSQLLESVQQAQRSKVSLTQSRSMEAQETVEAAKFELGQIDRTGGTLADVDEGLADLPQGYGESRIVLMPRDPQWAYTYWDVSKEHKEELRRLGGQQLALRIYDVTDINLEYQSPHSIQEYPCDELAREWYLPVPVSDRDYVIDIGYRCADGRWLVLARSAPVHVPPVYPSDWIEDVFITVNFDEDLREKTVYELVPPAKKVAPTATATPIPGAAANGNAIYDQIFGLAESAEVMRVAGSVFGSMHQVPGFVTPEQAISSYVFPSGVGMWAVPTTSGLNMSGVGMSGAGFSGNVPMRPRKFWLIADAELIVYGATEPDATVTIGGRPIKLNPDGTFRFQMSFQDGLIDYPIMAVAADGEQTRSIQMKFNRETPSRNTNTKEEAVLEWFS; encoded by the coding sequence ATGGCAAAAGAACGCCCACCTTTAGAAGAGATGACATTGCGGCAACTACGTAAAGTAGCTAGTGAATATAGCATCTCTCGTTACAGTAGAATGCGTAAATCGCAACTATTGGAATCTGTTCAACAAGCTCAACGCAGCAAAGTTTCTCTCACCCAATCTCGTTCAATGGAGGCACAGGAAACCGTGGAAGCAGCAAAATTTGAGTTGGGTCAAATTGATCGTACTGGCGGTACTCTCGCTGATGTTGATGAAGGACTAGCGGATCTGCCTCAAGGCTATGGAGAAAGCCGTATTGTTCTTATGCCTCGCGACCCTCAGTGGGCTTATACCTACTGGGATGTTTCTAAGGAGCATAAAGAAGAACTACGCCGTCTTGGGGGACAACAGCTGGCACTGCGTATTTATGATGTCACCGACATCAATTTAGAGTACCAAAGCCCCCACAGCATTCAAGAATACCCCTGTGATGAACTTGCACGGGAATGGTATTTGCCAGTTCCAGTGAGCGATCGCGATTATGTCATCGACATTGGTTACCGTTGTGCTGATGGTCGCTGGTTAGTATTAGCTCGTTCTGCACCCGTCCACGTTCCTCCTGTCTATCCTTCCGACTGGATTGAAGATGTCTTCATCACCGTGAATTTTGATGAAGATTTGCGTGAGAAAACTGTTTATGAACTGGTTCCTCCCGCCAAGAAAGTGGCTCCTACTGCTACTGCTACTCCTATTCCTGGTGCTGCTGCCAACGGTAATGCCATCTACGACCAAATCTTTGGTTTGGCAGAATCTGCCGAAGTCATGCGCGTTGCAGGTTCTGTGTTCGGTTCCATGCACCAGGTTCCTGGTTTCGTCACTCCAGAACAAGCCATCAGCTCTTACGTCTTCCCCTCTGGTGTAGGTATGTGGGCAGTTCCAACTACCTCTGGTTTGAACATGTCTGGCGTAGGTATGTCTGGCGCTGGCTTCTCTGGTAACGTGCCAATGCGTCCGCGTAAGTTCTGGTTAATTGCTGATGCTGAGTTGATTGTTTATGGTGCAACAGAACCTGATGCGACTGTCACAATTGGCGGTCGTCCAATTAAACTCAATCCAGACGGTACCTTCCGTTTCCAAATGTCCTTCCAGGATGGTTTGATTGACTATCCAATTATGGCTGTTGCTGCTGATGGTGAACAAACACGGTCAATTCAGATGAAGTTTAATCGTGAGACACCATCTCGGAATACCAATACCAAGGAAGAAGCTGTTTTAGAATGGTTCTCTTAA